The following proteins come from a genomic window of Chryseobacterium glaciei:
- a CDS encoding DUF3276 family protein, protein MSEYKERHENEIFTKVLKAGRRTYFFDVRETKAGDYYLTITESKKNFGENGEATFEKHKIYLYKEDFKSFQEMFNESTDFIINEKGEDVISEKHDKDFKSKSYTIDSDEEV, encoded by the coding sequence ATGAGTGAATACAAGGAACGCCATGAAAATGAAATTTTCACGAAGGTGTTAAAAGCAGGAAGAAGAACTTATTTCTTTGATGTGCGCGAGACGAAAGCAGGAGATTATTATCTTACGATTACCGAAAGCAAAAAGAACTTCGGAGAGAATGGAGAGGCTACATTCGAGAAACACAAAATTTATCTTTACAAAGAGGATTTTAAAAGTTTTCAGGAGATGTTTAATGAATCCACAGATTTCATCATTAACGAAAAAGGTGAGGATGTAATATCAGAAAAGCATGACAAGGACTTCAAAAGCAAATCTTACACAATAGATTCTGACGAAGAAGTTTAA
- a CDS encoding ABC transporter ATP-binding protein, which yields MKALKTLNPYFWKHKILLFWGSLFIITSNFFNIYKVQFVGKSVDELTKNGNFGFNKQILIYVAIIVGCSLLTGFFTFMMRQTIIVASRRIEYELKNKIYRHYQELSLTDYKQTTIGDLMNRLSEDVVAVRMYLGPGVMYVVNLIILLIITSIYMLKTDVSMTLWTLLPLPILSFAIFKVSSIINKKSKIMQKSQSAISTFVQDSFSGIRVVKFFAKENYIKKNYSVKVTDYQDKALDLAKTEAYFFTIILFVIGLLNVAIILIGGQKYIDGQLSIGKIADFFMYINTLIFPFSMVGWVTSVNQRAEASMQRINEFLDKKSEVINTNFDNNPIKGDIEFRNVSYVYPNTGIKALDNLSFKIDAGQSLAIMGKTGSGKSTIALLLCRLIDPTKGEILIDGKNLKEHNLDNYRNFIGYIPQESYLFSDSIETNIGFAIDNPSHDKVVEYAKIADVDKNIINFKDQYKTLVGERGVMLSGGQKQRICIARALIKDPNVIIFDDSLSALDTETEQNILENIETKIHNATSIIITHRESSAQRADKIINLTEITNSLTA from the coding sequence ATGAAAGCTTTAAAAACTCTAAACCCTTATTTTTGGAAACATAAAATATTATTGTTTTGGGGGTCACTGTTTATCATCACCAGTAATTTTTTCAACATATACAAAGTACAGTTTGTAGGAAAATCGGTGGATGAACTTACAAAAAACGGAAATTTCGGTTTCAATAAGCAGATATTAATTTATGTTGCCATTATTGTCGGATGCTCGCTTCTTACCGGATTTTTCACCTTTATGATGAGACAAACTATTATTGTTGCATCAAGAAGAATTGAATATGAGCTGAAAAATAAAATCTACAGACATTATCAGGAATTATCTTTAACGGATTACAAACAAACGACTATCGGAGATTTAATGAACCGTTTAAGTGAAGACGTTGTAGCCGTAAGAATGTATTTGGGTCCCGGCGTGATGTACGTTGTGAACTTAATTATATTATTAATTATCACAAGTATTTATATGCTGAAAACAGATGTATCAATGACTTTATGGACATTGCTGCCTCTTCCAATTTTATCATTTGCTATTTTCAAGGTAAGCTCAATTATTAATAAAAAGTCGAAGATCATGCAGAAAAGTCAGTCTGCGATCTCAACTTTTGTTCAGGATAGTTTCTCTGGAATTCGTGTGGTGAAGTTTTTTGCGAAAGAAAATTACATCAAGAAAAATTATAGTGTAAAAGTTACTGATTATCAAGACAAAGCTTTAGATTTAGCTAAAACTGAAGCATATTTCTTTACCATTATTTTATTCGTAATCGGATTATTGAATGTTGCCATTATTTTAATTGGCGGACAGAAATATATTGACGGACAATTAAGTATCGGTAAAATCGCTGATTTTTTCATGTATATCAACACGTTGATATTTCCTTTCTCAATGGTCGGCTGGGTGACTTCGGTGAACCAAAGAGCGGAAGCTTCCATGCAGAGAATCAACGAATTTTTAGATAAAAAATCAGAAGTTATCAATACAAACTTCGATAACAATCCTATTAAAGGAGATATTGAGTTCAGAAATGTTTCTTATGTTTATCCAAATACAGGAATTAAAGCTTTAGATAATTTAAGTTTTAAAATAGATGCCGGACAATCTCTTGCCATAATGGGGAAGACAGGAAGTGGGAAATCTACAATTGCCTTGCTACTTTGCCGATTAATTGATCCTACAAAAGGTGAAATTTTAATTGATGGTAAAAACCTTAAAGAGCATAACCTCGATAATTACAGAAATTTTATAGGTTATATTCCGCAGGAAAGTTACTTGTTCTCAGATTCTATCGAGACTAATATTGGGTTTGCAATAGACAATCCTTCCCACGATAAAGTGGTTGAATATGCTAAGATCGCAGACGTTGATAAAAACATCATCAACTTCAAAGATCAATATAAAACACTTGTTGGTGAGCGTGGCGTAATGCTTTCGGGAGGCCAGAAACAGAGAATTTGCATTGCCAGAGCCTTAATTAAAGATCCAAATGTCATAATTTTCGATGATTCACTGTCTGCTTTAGACACTGAAACCGAGCAGAATATATTGGAAAATATAGAAACAAAAATTCATAACGCGACATCCATAATTATCACACACAGAGAGTCTAGCGCTCAGAGAGCAGATAAAATTATTAATCTTACCGAAATTACCAATTCTTTAACCGCTTAG
- a CDS encoding transcription antitermination protein NusB, protein MLGRRQIREKVVESVYSYYQNPIKFDVLEKNMFSGIEKIYYLYIYELNFLVALKDLAEHQIEIGKNKYIKTDANTNPNQKFISNQVLIKIEENPERLFFTGQHKQLKWDLHDDLLVRTFQRITAGKRYQDFMKEDGYSFEEDQKFIGKLFLRYIAENEDFHEYLGDKELTWYDDIHIANSMVQKTIGFLKEDEDSRTLIKMVKDDEDREFAGKLLRDTLNNWESNEKKLGERLDNWDLDRVSLMDKVILTTAISELDNFALTPSRVIINEYIEIAKVFATDRSNIFINGILDKYCKDQNRI, encoded by the coding sequence ATGTTAGGACGACGACAAATCCGTGAAAAAGTAGTAGAAAGTGTGTATTCTTACTACCAAAATCCAATAAAATTTGATGTTTTAGAGAAAAACATGTTCTCTGGAATAGAAAAAATCTATTATCTGTATATCTATGAACTAAACTTTTTAGTGGCGTTGAAAGATCTTGCAGAACATCAGATCGAAATCGGTAAGAATAAATACATCAAAACCGATGCTAATACCAATCCTAATCAAAAATTCATCAGCAACCAAGTATTAATTAAGATTGAAGAAAATCCTGAGAGATTATTTTTTACTGGTCAGCACAAACAATTGAAGTGGGATCTTCATGATGATTTATTGGTAAGAACTTTCCAAAGGATTACTGCAGGAAAGCGTTATCAGGATTTCATGAAAGAAGATGGGTATTCTTTTGAGGAAGATCAAAAATTTATTGGAAAATTATTTTTAAGATACATCGCTGAAAATGAAGATTTTCATGAATATCTTGGGGATAAAGAATTAACTTGGTATGATGACATTCATATTGCTAATTCAATGGTTCAAAAAACGATTGGTTTTCTAAAAGAAGATGAAGATAGCAGAACTTTGATCAAAATGGTGAAAGATGATGAAGACAGAGAATTCGCAGGTAAATTGTTGAGAGACACACTGAACAACTGGGAAAGCAATGAGAAAAAGTTAGGTGAAAGATTGGATAACTGGGATTTGGATAGAGTTTCTTTAATGGACAAAGTTATTTTAACAACAGCAATTTCTGAGCTTGATAATTTTGCCCTCACCCCTTCAAGAGTAATTATTAATGAATATATTGAGATCGCTAAAGTATTTGCTACAGACAGATCAAATATCTTCATCAACGGAATTTTAGATAAATATTGTAAAGATCAAAATAGAATTTAA
- a CDS encoding DUF1573 domain-containing protein yields the protein MKKTLSIIALSIIGFGLVSCKKENKEVQGSDAVAVDSSAANNLPPTDSAAAHVGVTGATPAVAVTPAPSNQPLTTLALSESSFDFGKIKKGDKVEHVYEVTNTGTNPLVISEVKPGCGCTVPDFTKEPIMPGKKGKITLHFDSSSFDGNVSKYADVFANVDKAPIKLTFTANIQP from the coding sequence ATGAAAAAGACGTTATCAATTATCGCTTTGTCTATTATAGGCTTTGGTTTAGTTTCTTGTAAAAAAGAAAACAAAGAAGTTCAGGGATCAGATGCTGTAGCAGTAGATTCTAGCGCTGCAAACAATTTGCCGCCGACTGATTCTGCAGCAGCTCACGTAGGAGTTACAGGAGCTACTCCAGCAGTAGCAGTAACACCAGCTCCATCTAACCAGCCATTAACAACACTTGCTCTTTCTGAAAGTAGCTTCGATTTTGGAAAAATCAAAAAAGGAGATAAAGTAGAGCACGTATATGAAGTTACAAACACAGGAACTAATCCTTTGGTAATTTCTGAAGTAAAGCCAGGATGTGGATGTACAGTTCCTGATTTCACAAAAGAACCGATTATGCCAGGTAAAAAAGGAAAGATCACGTTGCATTTTGACTCTTCAAGCTTTGACGGAAACGTAAGTAAATATGCAGATGTTTTTGCTAATGTAGATAAGGCTCCAATTAAATTAACATTTACAGCTAATATTCAACCATAA
- the yajC gene encoding preprotein translocase subunit YajC → MNTLTIFLQAPAQGGNSSMMLIMMGVMFVGFYFLMIRPQQAKQKKEKTFQENLKVGTRVVLTSGLHGRIAQVQDDGFVIETLSGKLKFEKAAISREFTETRFGDKAVKTTDKLVEKKEIETTENK, encoded by the coding sequence ATGAATACGTTAACAATCTTTTTACAGGCGCCCGCACAAGGAGGAAATTCTTCTATGATGCTAATCATGATGGGGGTGATGTTTGTAGGGTTTTATTTCTTAATGATAAGACCACAACAAGCGAAACAAAAGAAAGAAAAAACTTTTCAGGAAAACCTAAAAGTTGGGACTAGAGTAGTTCTTACTTCTGGTCTTCACGGAAGAATTGCTCAGGTTCAGGATGATGGTTTCGTTATTGAAACATTATCCGGAAAATTGAAATTCGAAAAAGCAGCTATTTCAAGAGAGTTTACAGAAACTCGTTTCGGAGATAAGGCAGTAAAAACAACTGATAAACTAGTTGAGAAAAAAGAAATCGAAACTACTGAAAATAAATAA
- a CDS encoding SDR family NAD(P)-dependent oxidoreductase, which produces MNQNTNKTVLILGANSDVAKQSILQYLSKGFSIIAASRNTKSLEDFIASNNVDQSKITVLYFDAADFDSHQKFYNELSIKPHIAVYAAGFLVDNDKALRDFKGTQQMMVTNYMGAVSILNIIAIDESNKNLERIIGLSSLSGVRGRKSNFVYGSTKAAFTTYLAGLRQELALRNIKVNALVIGYIRTKINDGLQLNESLIMEPDYVAKHIVNAGNSFTIVPNFKWKIIYLILKMLPESLVAKLP; this is translated from the coding sequence ATGAATCAAAACACAAACAAAACCGTTCTCATTCTAGGTGCCAACTCCGATGTTGCTAAACAATCTATTTTACAATATTTGTCAAAGGGATTTTCTATCATTGCAGCTTCTCGGAATACAAAATCACTTGAAGATTTTATAGCTTCCAATAATGTAGACCAATCAAAAATTACAGTTTTATATTTTGATGCAGCAGATTTTGATTCACACCAAAAATTCTATAACGAACTTTCAATAAAACCTCATATTGCAGTTTACGCCGCAGGCTTTTTGGTTGACAATGATAAAGCATTGAGAGATTTTAAAGGAACTCAACAAATGATGGTTACCAATTACATGGGAGCTGTTTCTATCTTAAATATTATTGCGATCGATGAAAGCAATAAAAATTTAGAAAGAATTATCGGATTGTCTTCACTTTCCGGAGTAAGAGGTCGAAAAAGTAATTTCGTTTACGGAAGCACAAAAGCTGCTTTTACAACGTATTTAGCTGGATTGAGACAGGAATTAGCTTTAAGAAATATTAAAGTCAATGCTTTGGTAATAGGTTATATCAGAACAAAAATCAATGATGGTCTACAATTGAATGAATCTTTAATCATGGAACCCGATTATGTAGCAAAACATATCGTCAATGCCGGAAATTCTTTTACCATTGTTCCGAATTTTAAATGGAAGATTATTTATTTGATTTTGAAAATGTTGCCGGAGAGTTTGGTAGCGAAACTTCCTTAA